TCCTCTTTTTCTCTGTCTGAAACATCAGGTGCTGCCGAAGTGTTATGAGAACAGGCGGTTCATCAGGTGCCATCCCTCTTCAAGCACATTTCCGCTCCCTGCAGCTTCCGCCTCATTATAATGCCAGTCGTGATCTCCGGGCGCAGTGCTGTCATACAGAAGATAGGGAACCGGATCGCTGGTATGAGTTCTGACACGGATCGGCGTCGGATGGTCCGGAAGAACCATCAGCCGATATGCCTCACCCGACGCGTCCATCCCTTCCCTCACCAGTCGGATGACCCGCTGATCCAGATTCTCAATCGCCTGTATCTTGCGCTCTACACTGCCCTGATGCCCCATCTCATCCGGCGCTTCCACATGGATGTAGGCAAAATCATATCCGCCCTCTGTCAGCGCCTTTACGGCGGCCCGGGCTTTCCCTTCGTAGTTCGTATGAAGACCGCCGTTTGCGCCTTCCACCACGATGTTATCCATCCCTGCTCCAACGGCTATCCCTTTTAACAGGTCGACCGCCGATATCATGACACCTCTCTTATGATATTTTTCTTCAAAAGAGTCGAGTGCTGGACGCGTGCCGGCTCCCCAGAACCAGAGGCTGTTCGCCAGATTGAGCCCCTTTTTCTTCCGTTCCAGGTTCAGCGGATGCTGTGAAAGTATCTCATAACTTCTCTCCTGCATCCTGCGCAGCATCGCATCCTGCGGCAGGTATTCGCTGATCGTCTGTCCCAGCACATCATGCGGAGGCGTCAGTGTTACGACGCTTCCTTTCGCCCAGATCAGGCAGTGGCGGTAGCTGGTGCCGAGATAAAACTGATATGTCTCATTTTGCAGCTCTTCCGCCACCGCTTCCAGAAGAATCTTAGCATCCTCCGTGCTGATCTCGTCCGAGCTATGGTCGATAATGGTTTTCTTTTCATACGGCTCATCCTCGGAGAGCGTCACGATGTTGCAGCGGATCGCCACGTCATCCGCCTTCATATCCACACCGATGCTCAGCGCCTCAAGAGGAGAACGCCCGGTATAATATTGTTTCGGATCGTATCCCATCACAGAAAGATTCGCAGTGTCGCTGCCCGGGCTCATGCCCTTCGGAATGGTATGGACCATGCCGATTTCCGAGCACGCTGCCAGCGCATCCATTTCCGGGGTCTTCGCATAGGATAACGGGGTCTTATCACCGAGGGCCGCAAGCGGCTCGTCCGCCATGCCGTCCCCCAGAACTATTACGTATTTCATCCCTGTCTCCTCTTACTCTTAAAATCTGGCACGGATCATGCTGATGATTCCGTCCGCATGCTGCGCTTTTTCCTGGTAAGCGGCTTCTGTCATCACGCCCGTTACAAACGCGAATTCACCTTCCAGGTCATCCACCTCGACAAATGCCGCATCGCCGAACAGTTCTTTTACTTTCTGTCCGTCCGCTGCCACAGAACCTTTCATGCGTACAAAGAAACGCTCCTCTACCTGGCTGATGTCCATCAGCTCCAGTTTTTTGCTGCTCCAGTTCATCATGATATTGCGGTTCAGATGTTTTGCGGCATCCACAACGTCAGCCACCACTGCACTCGCGGTCGGGAGTTTTCCGGCTCCGCTTCCATAGAACATGGCATCACCCAGGACATTGCCGTGTACAAAAATCGCGTTAAATACGCCGTTTACGCTGAACAGCGGGTTGGAACCGTCGATCATGACCGGGCTGACCATTGCATAGAATCCGTCTCCCACCTTTTTGCTGGTTGCCAGAAGTTTAATGCTGGTCCCCATTTTTTTCGCATATTTGATGTCGTCTGCTGTTATTTTCGTAATGCCTTCTGTATAGACATCTTCGTAGTCCACAAACCTTCCGAATGCCAGTGAGGAGAGAATCGCGATTTTTCTGCAGGCGTCATAGCCTTCCACGTCCGCCTCCGGATTGCGCTCTGCATACCCTTTTTCCTGAGCATCCTTCAGTACTTCATCAAAGTCAGAGCCGTCTGCGCTCATTTTCGTCATGATATAATTCGTCGTCCCATTCAGGATTCCTGTGATCTCATCGATCTCATCTGCAGTCAGGGAAGAGTTGAGCGGGCGGATGATCGGTATTCCGCCGCCGCAGCTTGCCTCGAACAGAAAATTAATATCTTTCGAGCGGGCAATCTCAAGAAGTTCCACACCATGTTTTGCAACCAGTTCTTTATTGGATGTGCAGACACTTCTACCGCTCTCCAGCGCACGTTTGACGAACGAATAGGCGGGCTCAATGCCACCCAGTACTTCCACGATAATCTTAATCTCCGGGTCGTTGATCACCGTCTCAAAGTCATGGACGATCTTTTCCTGTACCGGATCCCCCGGAAAATCGCGAAGATCCAGCACATACTTGATATTGATCTCCTCACCGGCTTTTTTATTGATGCTGTCATGGTTTGTATTGATGACCTCCACCACACCGGATCCCACGGTACCATAACCTAACACTGCAATATTAATCATCGTTTTATCTCCTTATGGTCTTTATTTATTGTAACAGTTTTAATCGTTCTCTGTCTTTTTCGAAGACAGCGCAATCCATTTCAGATATGCATTGATGAACGAATCGATGTCACCGTCCATCACCGCATCCACATTGCTGCGCTCTTCGCTTGTCCGGTGGTCTTTAACCATTGTGTACGGCTGCATAACGTAAGAGCGGATCTGATTTCCCCATCCGATATCAGATACTTCTCCGCGGATACCAGACAGCTTTTCCTCGTTCTCCTGCTGTCTGAGGAGATACAGTTTTGCCTTGAGCATCTGCATCGCCTTGTCCTTATTCATATGCTGAGAACGCTCATTCTGACACTGTACCACAATCCCTGACGGAAAATGTGTGATACGGATGGCGGATGACGTTTTATTGATGTGCTGTCCTCCGGCGCCGCTTGAACGATACGTATCGATCCGGATGTCATCGTCTTTTATTTCGATGTCCACGTCCTCCTCGATATCCGGCATCACGTCACAGGATACAAATGAGGTCTGACGCTTACCCGCCGCATTGAACGGAGAGATGCGCACCAGGCGGTGAACTCCCTTTTCCGATTTCAGATATCCGTAGGCATTTTCTCCCTGCACCTCAAACGTGACGGACTTGATGCCCGCCTCATCGCCGTCCAGATAATCCAGTACTTCCACGGTATACCCTTTTCGTTCCGCCCAGCGGTTATACATGCGGTACAGCATGCCTGCCCAGTCGCATGACTCTGTTCCGCCGGCGCCTGCGTGCAGGGTCACGATCGCATGATCCCTGTCGTACTCGCCGGACAGCAGTGTCTTCACGCGGATATCTTCAAACGTTTTGGTAAACTCATCCAACAGTTCCTGTATTTCGGGTATGACTTCCGGGTCATTTTCTTCATAACCCATCTCGATAAGCGTCTCCATATCCTCTTTCATGGATATCAGCCCCTGGTATGTGTCCATATCATTTTTCAGTCCCTTCAGCTCTTTCATCAGCTGCTGAGAGTATTCCGGATTGTCCCAGAAGCCCGGCGCTTCCATTTCCATTTCTAATTCCTGAATTCGCTTTTCCTTGTTAGCAAGGTCAAAGTGAATCCCTCACTTCCACTAATGGTTCTGTGTAATTGTTCAGGATGCCCCTGAACTGATCTAATTCAACCACTGCTTCACCTTCTTTCTTAAATTTTTATAGCATGCCTGCAGATACGTTACGCTCTGCGGCCACAGCACTGTTTGTATTTCTTTCCGCTTCCACATGGGCACGGATCGTTCGGATATACCTTTTCTGCGGTACGCTGCACCGGTTTTTTCGGGCCGCTGTCATCCTTGTTGGTTCCGGTGACCTGAGCCACCTGCTCCCGTTCCACCTTCTGTTCTATTCTGACATGATAGAGCAGACGCAGGGTATCCTGCTGAATGGATGCGGTCATCTCGTCAAACATCTCATACGCCGCCATCTTATACTCGACCTTCGGATCCTTCTGTCCGTATGCCTGCAGGCCGACTCCCTGACGGAGCTGGTCCATGTCGTCGATATGGTCCATCCATTTGCGGTCGATGATCTTCAGAAGAATGACGCGCTCCAGCTCACGAAGCTGCTCCGCCTCCGGAAACTCCGCTTCTTTCATCTCGTAGAGCTTCACTGCCTCTTCCTTGAGTTTCTGTTTGCATTCATTCTTCTTCAGTCCCGCCACGCGTTCTTCCGTCAGCGGCTCAAGCGGAATGATCGGAAGCAGTACCGTGTTCAGTTCTCCCAGATCCCACTCGGAGGAGTCGTTGTCCTCATTGATGCACATATCCACGGCATTGTCAACCGTGTCCGTGATCATCTTATAGATGGCATCCCGCATATTCTCGCCGTCCAGAACCCGGCGTCTCTCCTTGTAGATGATCTCCCGCTGTTCGTTGTTGACCTGATCATATTCCAGCAGGTTCTTACGGATGCCGTAGTTATTGCTCTCGATTCGTTTCTGTGCCGTCTCGATCGCATTTGACAGCATCTTGTGCTCGATCTGCTCATTCTCCGCAACGCCCAGTGTCGTAAACACCTTCATCATACGCTCTGAGCCGAACAGACGCATCAGATCATCCTCAAGAGAAATATAGAAACGGGATTCTCCAGGGTCTCCCTGGCGTCCGGAACGGCCGCGCAGCTGATTGTCAATACGCCTGGACTCGTGACGCTCCGTGCCGATGATCTTTAATCCGCCGGCCTCCCTGGACACGTCATCCAGCTTGATATCCGTACCACGGCCCGCCATGTTCGTCGCGATCGTCACCGTGCCGGCAACACCTGCCTGTGCCACGATCTCCGCCTCAAGCTCATGGAATTTTGCATTGAGCACCTGATGCGGGATACCCTCCCGCTTCAGCATGCCGCTCAGCAGCTCAGAGGTCTCGATCGTTATGGTACCGACCAGGACGGGCTGCTGTTTTTCATGTGCTTCCCGGATCTCTTCCACAACGGCTTTGAACTTTTCTTTCTTGGTCATATAGACGGCATCGTCCTGGTCCATGCGGACCACCGGCCTGTTCGTCGGGATCTCGATGACATCCATCCCGTAAATATCACGGAATTCCTGCTCCTCGGTCAGAGCCGTACCGGTCATACCGGCCTTTTTCGCGTATTTATTAAAGAAGTTCTGGAATGTGATCGTCGCAAGCGTCTTACTCTCCCTGCGTACCTTCACATGCTCTTTCGCCTCGATCGCCTGGTGCAGGCCGTCGGAATACCTTCTTCCCGGCATGATACGGCCGGTAAATTCGTCGACGATCAGTATCTGTTCATCTTTCACAACGTAATCCTGATCCTTAAACATCAGATTGTGTGCCCGCAGAGCCAGAATGATGTTATGCTGGATCTCCAGATTCTCGGGATCGGCAAGGTTCTCAATGCTGAAGAACTTCTCGACTTTGCGGATACCTTCCTCCGTCAGGTTTACGATCTTATCTTTTTCATTGACGATAAAATCACCGGTCTCCGTGATCTCCTCACCCATGATCGCGACCATCTTCGTCATCTCGCCGCTCGCCTCGCCTCGTTCCAGCTGCCTTGCAAGGATATCGCAGACTTCATACAGTTTCGTGGATTTCCCGCTCTGTCCCGATATAATAAGCGGCGTCCTCGCCTCATCGATCAAAACAGAGTCGACCTCATCGATGATCGCATAGTGCAGGTCCCTCTGCACGAGCTGTTCTTTATAGATGACCATGTTATCACGCAGATAGTCAAATCCCAGTTCGTTGTTTGTCACATATGTGATATCACAGGCGTAAGCGGCCCTGCGCTCATCGCTCTTCATGGAATTGAGCACAACGCCGACTGTCAGTCCCAGAAACTCATGGACTTTTCCCATCCATTCAGCATCACGGTGCGCCAGATAATCGTTGACAGTAACGATATGAACGCCTTTTCCTTCCAGGGCATTCAGATATGCCGGAAGTGTGGATACCAATGTCTTACCTTCACCAGTCTTCATCTCAGAAATACGGCCCTGATGTAAAATAATGCCTCCGATCAGCTGCACGCGGTAATGCTCCATGTTCAGCACACGCTTTGCCGCTTCACGCACAACCGCATACGCCTCAACCAGCAGATCGTCAAGCGTCTCGCCTTTTTCAAGGCGTTCTTTAAATTCACGGGTTTTATCCCGCAGCTCACTGTCGCCAAGCGCCTGCATTGCGGGGCGAAGAGCCTCTATCTGATCGACCTGCGGCAGAATCCGCTTTACCTCACGGGAACTGTGCGTTCCAAATACTTTCTCGATTATTTTCATTATCGTAATTCGCTCCTGAAATCTTCATATTTATACATACGTTTTTATTTTAGCACTTTTAACAGAGTAAAACAATCATATTTTCGTGAACTCCTCTGCTCACGCGGGCGCCTTCGGCATATAGACGCCTGTCGCCATCACCGCCGGTTTTCCGGTCTCTTCAATCCACCCGTCCATGGAAATCTGCGCCAGAGTCCTGCCAAGATGCTCAACCGTGGCCTTTATCATCAGATGTGTGCCTTCCTGGATGGGAGCAAGATAATTCATATTCAGCGAAACAGTCGGGGTAATCCCCGTAAACGCCGCTACACGTGTCAGCAGGCCTCCCGTACTGTCACACGCTGTCGCTGAGAGTCCCCCATGCATGGTATTCAGGGGGTTCAGCTGCCAGTGTTCCACCGGAAAGCGAAGCGTGATACTCTGCTCCCGGTAACTGCAATATGCCAGCTCCATCTTCATCATCTGCATGATGCCTGAATTTGCCACCCTCCGGTGCCTGAGCACTGCTTCCGTCATCTCCCGGAACAAGGACTCCTGCTCCGAAGCCCCCGCGCTCTTTATTTTATCTCTGTATGCAATGATTATTTCCGTCTCCATCAAACAATTCCTCCATTTTACTCTCCCGGTTGCCGCCATGAATCGAATTATAACACAGCTTTCAGAAATTACAAGGAATTCCGTAAGATTAAAAAGCCTGTTGTTCTGTGACCGATTCACTCTACGGGCACATCACAACAGGCATATATTACATGACACTGGCATAGTGTTTCTTATGATCACATGGATTTTCTCTCCGCAATCTCCGCCATCTTGGCGTCGTTCAGCCTCGTATCGCCGTGAACGCGGCTGTATGAGAGGTAACCGTTCATGCGGTCGATCTTCGTCAGATTCGTGGAACCGCAGACCGGGCACACATCCATCTCCAGTTCCTGATGACCGCAGTCGTCACAGTACGCCAGCGAGAGATTGACGCCCTCGTAATATCCCAGA
The Ruminococcus gauvreauii genome window above contains:
- a CDS encoding cofactor-independent phosphoglycerate mutase, which encodes MKYVIVLGDGMADEPLAALGDKTPLSYAKTPEMDALAACSEIGMVHTIPKGMSPGSDTANLSVMGYDPKQYYTGRSPLEALSIGVDMKADDVAIRCNIVTLSEDEPYEKKTIIDHSSDEISTEDAKILLEAVAEELQNETYQFYLGTSYRHCLIWAKGSVVTLTPPHDVLGQTISEYLPQDAMLRRMQERSYEILSQHPLNLERKKKGLNLANSLWFWGAGTRPALDSFEEKYHKRGVMISAVDLLKGIAVGAGMDNIVVEGANGGLHTNYEGKARAAVKALTEGGYDFAYIHVEAPDEMGHQGSVERKIQAIENLDQRVIRLVREGMDASGEAYRLMVLPDHPTPIRVRTHTSDPVPYLLYDSTAPGDHDWHYNEAEAAGSGNVLEEGWHLMNRLFS
- a CDS encoding PaaI family thioesterase; its protein translation is METEIIIAYRDKIKSAGASEQESLFREMTEAVLRHRRVANSGIMQMMKMELAYCSYREQSITLRFPVEHWQLNPLNTMHGGLSATACDSTGGLLTRVAAFTGITPTVSLNMNYLAPIQEGTHLMIKATVEHLGRTLAQISMDGWIEETGKPAVMATGVYMPKAPA
- the prfB gene encoding peptide chain release factor 2 (programmed frameshift), with the translated sequence MVELDQFRGILNNYTEPLVEVRDSLDLANKEKRIQELEMEMEAPGFWDNPEYSQQLMKELKGLKNDMDTYQGLISMKEDMETLIEMGYEENDPEVIPEIQELLDEFTKTFEDIRVKTLLSGEYDRDHAIVTLHAGAGGTESCDWAGMLYRMYNRWAERKGYTVEVLDYLDGDEAGIKSVTFEVQGENAYGYLKSEKGVHRLVRISPFNAAGKRQTSFVSCDVMPDIEEDVDIEIKDDDIRIDTYRSSGAGGQHINKTSSAIRITHFPSGIVVQCQNERSQHMNKDKAMQMLKAKLYLLRQQENEEKLSGIRGEVSDIGWGNQIRSYVMQPYTMVKDHRTSEERSNVDAVMDGDIDSFINAYLKWIALSSKKTEND
- a CDS encoding homoserine dehydrogenase, with the translated sequence MINIAVLGYGTVGSGVVEVINTNHDSINKKAGEEINIKYVLDLRDFPGDPVQEKIVHDFETVINDPEIKIIVEVLGGIEPAYSFVKRALESGRSVCTSNKELVAKHGVELLEIARSKDINFLFEASCGGGIPIIRPLNSSLTADEIDEITGILNGTTNYIMTKMSADGSDFDEVLKDAQEKGYAERNPEADVEGYDACRKIAILSSLAFGRFVDYEDVYTEGITKITADDIKYAKKMGTSIKLLATSKKVGDGFYAMVSPVMIDGSNPLFSVNGVFNAIFVHGNVLGDAMFYGSGAGKLPTASAVVADVVDAAKHLNRNIMMNWSSKKLELMDISQVEERFFVRMKGSVAADGQKVKELFGDAAFVEVDDLEGEFAFVTGVMTEAAYQEKAQHADGIISMIRARF
- the secA gene encoding preprotein translocase subunit SecA codes for the protein MKIIEKVFGTHSSREVKRILPQVDQIEALRPAMQALGDSELRDKTREFKERLEKGETLDDLLVEAYAVVREAAKRVLNMEHYRVQLIGGIILHQGRISEMKTGEGKTLVSTLPAYLNALEGKGVHIVTVNDYLAHRDAEWMGKVHEFLGLTVGVVLNSMKSDERRAAYACDITYVTNNELGFDYLRDNMVIYKEQLVQRDLHYAIIDEVDSVLIDEARTPLIISGQSGKSTKLYEVCDILARQLERGEASGEMTKMVAIMGEEITETGDFIVNEKDKIVNLTEEGIRKVEKFFSIENLADPENLEIQHNIILALRAHNLMFKDQDYVVKDEQILIVDEFTGRIMPGRRYSDGLHQAIEAKEHVKVRRESKTLATITFQNFFNKYAKKAGMTGTALTEEQEFRDIYGMDVIEIPTNRPVVRMDQDDAVYMTKKEKFKAVVEEIREAHEKQQPVLVGTITIETSELLSGMLKREGIPHQVLNAKFHELEAEIVAQAGVAGTVTIATNMAGRGTDIKLDDVSREAGGLKIIGTERHESRRIDNQLRGRSGRQGDPGESRFYISLEDDLMRLFGSERMMKVFTTLGVAENEQIEHKMLSNAIETAQKRIESNNYGIRKNLLEYDQVNNEQREIIYKERRRVLDGENMRDAIYKMITDTVDNAVDMCINEDNDSSEWDLGELNTVLLPIIPLEPLTEERVAGLKKNECKQKLKEEAVKLYEMKEAEFPEAEQLRELERVILLKIIDRKWMDHIDDMDQLRQGVGLQAYGQKDPKVEYKMAAYEMFDEMTASIQQDTLRLLYHVRIEQKVEREQVAQVTGTNKDDSGPKKPVQRTAEKVYPNDPCPCGSGKKYKQCCGRRA